In Bacillus sp. KH172YL63, one genomic interval encodes:
- the yqiS gene encoding phosphate butyryltransferase, producing the protein MNLQSLVEKATQIEHSTVAVAAAEDKEVLGAVAMAVEKKMASFLLYGDKEEITSILKEVAPHLINDSNIIIKHAFSPQKAAELAVKAVKENEAGALMKGNVPTAVILKAVLNKEWGLRTGSVLSHVAAFEVAGFDRLTFITDAAMNIAPDLQQKAQIIENAVGVARSIGVVQPKVAPLAAVEVVNPAMQSTVDAASLTMMNQRGQIRDCVVDGPLALDNAVSLHAAEHKGIKGEVAGQADILLVPNIETGNALYKSLIYFAKAKVGAVIAGAKAPIVLTSRADSAESKLYSLALAICSASNKND; encoded by the coding sequence ATGAATCTACAATCTTTAGTGGAAAAAGCAACCCAAATCGAACATTCCACTGTAGCTGTTGCGGCTGCAGAAGATAAGGAAGTACTCGGAGCGGTCGCGATGGCGGTTGAAAAAAAGATGGCCAGCTTTCTTTTATATGGAGACAAGGAAGAAATCACTTCCATACTGAAAGAAGTTGCACCGCACCTCATAAACGACAGCAATATCATCATCAAGCATGCATTTTCACCGCAAAAAGCAGCGGAATTGGCCGTGAAGGCGGTCAAGGAAAATGAAGCTGGTGCGCTGATGAAAGGGAATGTCCCTACAGCAGTCATATTAAAGGCTGTTTTAAATAAAGAGTGGGGGCTCCGTACAGGCAGTGTATTATCCCATGTGGCAGCTTTTGAGGTTGCAGGTTTTGACAGGCTTACATTCATTACGGATGCAGCCATGAACATCGCCCCTGATTTGCAGCAAAAGGCACAAATTATTGAAAATGCAGTCGGAGTGGCCCGTTCGATCGGGGTTGTTCAGCCGAAAGTGGCACCACTTGCAGCAGTAGAAGTAGTGAACCCGGCCATGCAGTCAACGGTTGATGCCGCGTCCCTGACGATGATGAATCAGCGGGGGCAAATCAGAGATTGTGTGGTAGATGGACCGCTAGCCCTTGATAATGCAGTATCGCTCCATGCTGCAGAACATAAGGGGATCAAAGGCGAGGTAGCCGGACAGGCGGATATTCTTCTTGTCCCGAACATTGAAACAGGTAATGCATTGTATAAGTCCTTGATTTATTTTGCGAAAGCAAAGGTCGGGGCAGTCATTGCCGGGGCAAAAGCACCGATTGTATTAACATCCAGGGCGGATAGTGCAGAGAGTAAACTGTATTCTCTGGCGCTCGCTATATGCTCTGCTTCAAATAAAAATGATTAA